The sequence GAtggggaagaaatgtggggtgtaatgagctgaaataaccaGAACTCAAGGTTAGCCCTCGGAATGTTTAGTTAAGCAATTAAACAATATAAAAACACCCATAAAGAATCAGTAAgaacaccaacaaaaaaaaaaaacagggaaggtaagagaagagaatgtttgggatcggggtccaattaatgaaaataaacaaaaggtccctcctcttctacacacctaatccttcctaacacactctaaaccctaacccactgtcctacctggttccaagaaaatacaagggtgacacacgcccagctaacctagtgtataaaacaataggtTATCTACCTTTTccccttctccaggacctaggtagggtggaggacaggctgaaacacaaacaaagataaatgaaaaCAACAAATCCTAAAATCCTCAACtagccccccaaaaaaagttctctctctctcaatcagcTACAGCTGCCAGGACTCCGGACCGaagccacgcccaccatcgtcAGCCGCAACTCAGTACACCTGTAATGCctaggacacaaacacactaacatgggAAAATGGGGAGCAAGAAAAACGTGTCACACATATCCCTAACTGCCATTGAtaatagaacagtgactgtgtgtatgtgttgcagagagacctggcactcaaCACATCTACTTAACATATTCACAATGAGGTGATTATTCATAATACGGTACAGCACAAATGTCCAGTGATAGCAACACCTTTTTCATTCCATGTGTCACTGATGAACTCTGCCTCTTTCTACAGATTGAAATGGTGATATAAttggggcggcaagtagcctagtggttagagctttgaactagtaaccgaaaggttgcaagatcgaatccctgagctgacaaggtaaaaatctgttgttctgcccctgaacaaggcagttaacccactgttcctaggctgtcattgaaaataagaatttgttcttaactgacttgccttaaataaaggtaaaataaaatgccTCGATGGCATTTTTTCCAGAAATAAGGCCAGTGTCTGAATTAATTTGTtgtggcagagaggaggaagtagaacTCTTTACATATTtgacagttttccagaatttagcTGGGTTGCAATAACAATCCGAAAGAGCGGTTAAAATAATCAGAATTAGCTTTCTATAAACATCAACAAAGAAATGCATATTCACAGCATTGTTCAATAATTTTGTATGGATTTCACTATCATACAATATATAAGATCCACTCTCCTTAAAAAAAGGACAGATTTGCTCCAAGTAGAGCAAACATACAGCATTCAACAGAAAGTGTCTCTTGCACTTGAAAAGCAAAAATCTATAGAGTTGGGATGACTGCAAAAACCGCATTACCTACAGTCCGTGCTTAGTGGGGCTGAGGTAGGCCAGTGACAGTGTCAGTTGAAGGGTCCTAAAGGATAGCTGGGATGGTAGGGAGTTCCTCTCACCACGGCCCCTTGTCCCCTAGGCCATCATATGCTATTGTTGTCAGTACTGCGTCTTCTGGAGACCACCATCCACTCAGCTATGAAGAAGGATAGCGTGCCCAGGAAGCCCACTAGCACCATGATGAGCAGCTGCCAGTGCAGTAGTAGGTAGTTACTGTAGAAGAAAGCCAGGGCTGCCATGATGGACTGGACAAGGTAGAAGACAGCGAAGGCGGGAGCGCTGTCCTCCTGGAACATGTATCCCACAATGCTCAACAGCTGGGTGTTGATGCAGCTATCTCCCAGGCCAAGCAGGAAGCTGCACAGCAGAGCCAACTCAACACTGGGGGTGATGTAGGCCTGCAGGTGTGTACCCTCCTCTGGGGCCAGAGGGGCGTCGCTGGCGATGTTCAGGAAAATCAAGTAGAAGGCCACAAAGTGAGTGATCAGCCCCAACAGCACAACAGGGCTCCTCCCAAACCGGTTGCACTTGTTCAACATCCCAAACATGCCCCCTCCCAGGATCTCCCCAATGCCAATGAAAATGCCTGAGAGCCCAATCAGACTTTTGGCATTGTCCCCAAATTGAGTCATGGCCCCAATACACGTCCCATATACCCCACTGTAAAAGGTCAGCTCCAGGCCTGTGTATGCTATGAAGATGCTTAACAGCAGCATCTCTTTAGTGACAGACAGCTGCAATGCCTTCCTGAAAGCATCCAGAGCTTGGGAACCGAGACCTTGAGGCACTACAACAACAGAGGCACTCTCTGAGGACACAGCCTGCAGCAGTGACTCAGATTCATCAGAGGGTATGGACTTAGGCTCTGGCTTCTGGATCAGGAAGAACAGGAAGCTGCCTATCAGGCTTATGACTGTGAGAGCGATGAACACAGTCTGACGATCCTTGTCTGATATGTGAACATGGCCATGCCAGGCAAAATAAATATACATGTTCCCAAATAAAAAGCTGAACTGTAGCAAGGACCAGAAAATACCATAGTTCCTGCCAATGGTGACGTCTGTAGAGTTGATGGTGAGTAGGTTACCCTGAGCGGTCCACAATATTGCAGCCGCTATTCCAACAACTACAGAGGCTGCGTAAAAACTCCAAGTGAAGGGTTGGATGAACATGGCAATGTATCCACTGTATGCTAGTCCACAAAAGAACATGGAAAGTCGTGGTCCTATAACAGCCACTACTGAGGGAGCAATCAGGTTGGATGCAGAGAAAACTCCATATATAATGGACATGCTTGTGTATCCACTCCCACTGAAGCCAGTGCTGTTGAAACTCTTGATCACAGTTTGCTCTATATTTCCACATGTTGAAAAAGCAGTGAACATGAACATAAATCCAAAGCCCAGGATTACGATGTTCAACAATGTCTTTCCTTCTGGACTCATGTTTTTAAGGCGGCACTGTTATATTTTGATgatcagctagctagttaataaacCTCTGAAGTGGTCCACACGCCTCATCGAGTCGGGTGCTGCACTGTCTGTCTGACGAGTCCTCGTTTGTGCAATAACGAGGTGGAGATACCAGATGGACATTGCACCGAAACTGGCAAACTGCTGATAGTCGATAACAAAACCAGAAGTTGAGTGATAAGATGCAACACCACTCTAGCTCGGGTAGAAACAAATGACTGTTAAGGCTGCGCAAAAGTGCTTCAAAACAAGgcgcaacatcgcgagacttccgTGAACACTTGCGAAATGCGTCTCCCCCAAAAGAGGTTAAGCCAAATCCACGCCCTTTTTAAGATAGGGGCGTATTCCAGCCTACATACGTCCCCGTCATTGGTCAACAGCATGAAAGCGGTGATTGGATAGATTCAGAGCGCGCGAGAGGAGCATCTTCCAAGCGCGAGTTCTCTCACCTCATCTGAGAATAATGAATGCCAATAGCGCTACAGGTAGGTAGGTAAGATACCAGTCATTAACGTATAAAATAGCTTAAAGATTTTTACGTATAGAACATTTTGACTAAGGATTGTTACGTTCATTTATAATTTTCATCTTGCTGGTGAAACCGAGGATCCACAATTGAAGGTTAGCTGTAGTTATCACAAAGATTGTTATTGATCATTTTAATGAATGTAATGAATTCAtgataaaaaaaactaaagtTGTTTGCTGGTATGCTTATAAAATGTTTGACCTATGTAGTTGTCAGTGAATATCACTGTTGACTACATGCATTTTTCAATTCATAGTTGGTTACTATACCTCCCGGGTACAAGTACCATGTATTTTCCTACGAGGCTTACACAAATGGACCACTGTTCTTTTGAGGCATCCTTTCGAATGGCCATCGAAGGCGTTAGAGAGTTTAAAGAGTGGCTACAGAAGACACAAGAGTCGGGAGTCACTTGCACTTGGAGCAACACTGTCATGTCACACACGGTCTCACTCACTAGCACATATGGAACGCCGTGTGTGTCTTTGCGTGTAAAAAAAGATGcacatcaaataacactatttgaagcATCAAATAAGCTTTtcacacgtcaaataacacagctATATTATAGAATGTGTGCTGAAtatgcacgtgcaagccaagctgTACATTACTGCGTTGgtaatcatttatttttatttaacatttatttaactaggcaagtcagttaataacacattcttatttacaatgacggcctaggaacggtgggttaactgccttgttcaggggcagaacgacagatttttaccttgtcagctttggggattcgatcttgcaacactctaaccactaggctacctgccacccccaaaTAATAAGACATTATTTGTTCGACCGAATGGGAAAACGTCTGTATCTAGCTAGCTGTAGcatggtacctagctagcaccaatggcaccagcctgaaaacaatgaccagtagaactTTTCCAGCAGTCATTTTCcatattcttagcaatgatttaagTATCCATGTGAGTAAgaattagctaggtagccacttgttctCCTATTGaaataactagctagccaactacttaaccctgttgcccaaaactAACGTTATAAAGTCCTCCAGAGTTATCAGGCTCCAAAACATCCACGttgtattgtttttcctctggaatagtgttcaatacacatagtaGGTTGACTGGtgcaataaatgtggctcaattcacagtagtagtagtagtgaattgagctacgatgctaatgttctctgggtgtcactgagtagactggcTAGTTTCACATAGGTGGGtctgaccaccattaatcaaataagaactgtcttataaattaggggtattttagatgatgacaccaagctagatagttagctagctaactatagctactgaaacagattatgtcgtgttgccatgtttttggggaagaacatcgtttgcatccatcagctagctagcttttttatgACCAACACTGTTCAGAGTTTGGAGAAGTATGTCTGCACTCGTGCGGCAGCAGCAGGGGCGCGAGACAAAACTTTACCAACATCATAGCATAGGTATTggtgaatcgttgtgacatatgaaatacgagtgattgtgtaataactacgtaaaaaatgtatgaacgtgtTAAATGATTacgtgacgtgcagtcatatatTTATTATTTAGCTGTTTTGTAGAAATGAAAAGAATAAACAACATATATTTTGTTCATGCTTATTATAGGTCAACACAATGTGATTATTAGATTCCAAACAAAGATTACCTGTACTCTGCTGCCACGTGCCGACAAGACGGAAGATTGAGCAGGTGGGTCAGCTTTCACATGTCTAATAAGCCTGTCTGTTAATCCAGTTGTCCCTTATTTGTTCTCTGATTCAATTTGACACaattctgtgtgtgtttggtccCAGGAGCAAAGATCCTAATTTTCCAGAATATTTGGCCATTGTGTGCGTGTACAATGTACAGAACCACAACATTTGTGGCAGACGCCCTCAGGCACAGGGATGTGGGGGCCAAAGCCATAGAGACACTGACCCAGCTCTTTGGAATCGGGCACTCCCCCTCATCTGTCCTGATGGTCCTGAAGAACGACCTGCAGATTGAGTACAGAGAGGACTACATCTTCACCTCTGTCGAGACCTCCAGTTCTGTTACCAGTAAGTTAATATTTTTTAAAGATAGGTGCCTAGGGAACTGggtgatattttttttaattcaggacAGTCTTGTGTTATGATTATGATAATTTCCTTTTGTATCATGGTAGGTGTAGGAAATTGTGGACACATCATTGTACTACTTTTCTCTTTTGCACAGATTGTACCACAAAGTGTTCAGGCAGGAGCATGGGGAACAGAATGGGCCTGAGATGCTCTCAGCCctagagaggcaggttgaggagTATAATCTTAGGTGCGGCGAGATCTGTGCCAAGGTTGCGAAATCTTCTGGAGGAACCCCTTCATTGATTCCTCTGGGAACATGGACAGAGAACTGCATAGTTTTTCTTCTCCTTACCCACACCTGTGCTGGCGGTCTCCCCTTGAGGTTATCCTGACTCAGTCTGAGGATGAGACCACAATCCTTGAGGGCCGTCAACTGTTGAAGGACATACTGCAGACGCCTTTGCAGGGAGAGGTCAGGCTGGTCCTCGCCTCATCATTTCAGATGACTGCAAGGCAGAGAGGGGAGCATTGGGGGGGCATTTCCAGGGGCCAAACTGCTCCTCTACACCTTCCACCTACTCCAGGCAGTGTGGAGGTGGCTGTGGGGTAAGGAGAGTGGAGTAGACCTGAGAGACAGGCAGACCCTCGTCACTGTCGGCAAAGACATCATGTGTGCCAGGGAAGAGATGGTTGAGCCCCTCTATCAGCAGGCAAAACAAAACTCAGTTGTAGCCAGGTTAGtgtagtataacagtataatgaGGTGCAATCTATTAACTTATGCTTTATTCTCAGTAACTTTATTATGATAAAACCAAGACATGGGGAGGAGCTGCCAGGCGGAGCTACCAACCCGAGGGAACAACTTTGTGGAGGCAGCAATGCGGGTCCTTATGGATAAAAATCCTCTAGAGGACGAAAGTGTTCAATCTCCCTGCCTTATTTGACCAGCCTGGAGGCCTATTGTGAGGCACGGGTGACTGATGTTGCCCTTGACCGCAGGGAAACATTCTAGTGCTCTCGTTTTCTGGCCCAGGAAAGCAACATCAACCCATCTGACATCGAGCAGGTAAAATAGTGATATTTGTAATATTACAAATATCCATCATGTGGTCTTTTATTTTTAGTTATATCTTATATAAGTTGTCCATCTTCTCTCTCCTAATGTCTGTCAGGTGGGGGAGAAGCAGTACAGGGTGAAGGACACCACACCAGGCCAGACCTATACTGTGGACATAGAGATGGACCTCTGCACTTGTCCAGTAGGGCACCCAGGAGCTCCATGCAAGCACCAGGCTGCTGTGGTTGAGATATACAAATGCCTGTCCATCAACTTCCTCCTGACAACACCGGAGATCAGGGCTGAGAAACTAAAGAGAACAGGAGTTAAAATAGTGGCTAATTAATTATTGTTTATGGTTAGAAAGTCATTTTAATGTGAATATTTTATGTACCAAAGCAGAGTGCTGAAGTTGATTAAATATCTCTTACAGCAACAATATCTCTGGATTTTCTGCAGCAACTGAGACAGCCAAGTCAGCCATTAGATGGTGAGTTAGCACACCAAACAAATTATGAATGATGCAACAATACAGAATGTCtgtttatttgtgtgtatttttaCAGCTATCCATTTGAGCATTTCAATGAAAACATGCAACTGGTTTGAAAAGTTTCAAATCACCATTTGAAGAATTCATAAGTATCTGGACAAATTGGTAACGTCACACCCCAACTCGTGACTGAATGAGTAACAAGTTTGATGCAGTCCTTTTTTTACTTTAGAATTACCAAAGCTGGTACTTATTTGCTTTATGAAACTGTATTATAAAGtatagtatttgttttattattggatatacagtacctgtcaaaagtttggacaaacctactcattcaagggattttatttatttggactattttctacattgtagaataatagtgaagacatcaaaactatgaaataacacatatggaatcaagaaGTAActagaaagtgttaaacaaatcaaaatattttatatttgagattgttcaaagtagccactctttgctttgatgacagctttgcacactcttggcattctctcaaccagctttctgaggtagtcacctggaaaacaaagttaatttgtggaatttctttccttctttgtgcatttgagccaatcagttgtgttgtgacaaggtaggggtggtatacagaagatagccctatttggtaaaagaccaagtcaatattatgggaagaacagctcaaataagtaaagaaaaatgacagtccatcattactttaaggcatgaaggcAATCAATCCAGacaatgtcaagaactttgaaagtttcaagtgcagttgcaaaaaccattaagcgctatgaagaaactggctctcatgaggaccgccacaggaaaggaagacccagagttacctctgctgcagaggataagttcattagagttaactgcacctcagattgcagcttaaataaatgcttcacagagttcaagtaacagatgcatctcaacatcaactgttcagaggagactgggtgaatGGTGAAAAGaacccactactaaaggacaccaatggaaatctgtcctttggtctgatgagtccaaatttgagatttttgattccaaccgccgtgtctttatgaaacgcagagtaggtaaacagatgtgtggttcacaccgtgaagcatggaggtgacactgtctgtgatttgtttagaattcaaggcaaacttaaccatcatggctaccacagcattctgcagtgatacaccatcccaactggtttatgcttagtgggactatcatttgtttttcaacaaaacaatgtcccaaaacacacctccaggttgtgtaagggctagttgaccaaggagagtgatgaagtgctgcatcagatgacctggcctccacaatcacctgacctcaacccaattgagatgttttgggatgagttggaccacagagtgaaggaaaagcagccaagtgctcagcatatgtgggaactcctttaagactgttgggaaagcattccaggtgaagctggttgagagaatgccaagtgtgcaaagctgtcatcaaggcaaagggcggctactttaaggaatatgaaatatattttgatttgtttaacacttttttttggttattacatgattccatatgtgttatttcatagctttgatgtcttcactattattctacaatgtagaaaatagtaaaaataaagaaaaacccttgaatga comes from Salmo trutta chromosome 7, fSalTru1.1, whole genome shotgun sequence and encodes:
- the LOC115197340 gene encoding UNC93-like protein MFSD11, which encodes MSPEGKTLLNIVILGFGFMFMFTAFSTCGNIEQTVIKSFNSTGFSGSGYTSMSIIYGVFSASNLIAPSVVAVIGPRLSMFFCGLAYSGYIAMFIQPFTWSFYAASVVVGIAAAILWTAQGNLLTINSTDVTIGRNYGIFWSLLQFSFLFGNMYIYFAWHGHVHISDKDRQTVFIALTVISLIGSFLFFLIQKPEPKSIPSDESESLLQAVSSESASVVVVPQGLGSQALDAFRKALQLSVTKEMLLLSIFIAYTGLELTFYSGVYGTCIGAMTQFGDNAKSLIGLSGIFIGIGEILGGGMFGMLNKCNRFGRSPVVLLGLITHFVAFYLIFLNIASDAPLAPEEGTHLQAYITPSVELALLCSFLLGLGDSCINTQLLSIVGYMFQEDSAPAFAVFYLVQSIMAALAFFYSNYLLLHWQLLIMVLVGFLGTLSFFIAEWMVVSRRRSTDNNSI